A region of Theileria annulata chromosome 2, complete sequence, *** SEQUENCING IN PROGRESS *** DNA encodes the following proteins:
- a CDS encoding uncharacterized protein (chr2.cand.466 - hypothetical protein, transmembrane;~2 probable transmembrane helices predicted for TA15485 by TMHMM2.0 at aa 95-117 and 170-187), with protein sequence MLWFSISSEDQIQGMATNLKAANTNGTLSGPAGGLNTAATELKSDLSVANAQAFKKANWDSHYGNLVTKDTNANGENLYTGSKDFKTPRKHKFNWIIIPSIVTQWLNFLTYVILLFVYITSLPSMLMGNLVDLIQKLTADNKTDLQLDHSQEQNAGENAKLGKLILMKRWKFWCIIIPSIMTMWSVWSPKTNFVYHGDRNPKNGFGGWKQYASKHVPKESSQECNTDAEANAVVHAWIWHFFDILIPLKIALAIVFIYSLHYKESHSYLLSCFVAQTNEDKATTIDKDKVKIETGTVKDGNCTETAPTTFTTTGGSDAPNILGVCSSTTVATLTTQIESAKLNTTNLTLTLKTQGATITVDGDAEGDSSNGPYTLAGGNLSVSNITLNGDDFPYRLTNIGTLTASLQLSSGTVTIKQDTLITLKLKVANSAQLTVNGANGKTLTGPPFPFSLGAYKVTNNEFLFRYACRCIHILSALHTRYQILKHGEDNPNMFRFGVLPGPFGVDAYGTTRNTSLTFNVTLNNSTTGFQSSGTITITVGAASLKALESPSNVTITLSDGGTIKKYDDPEKPPTPENLKDFKIDETLTKDTKLYILATGTISNPPGLNGSEVTIKATVDVTSSGQPLGDQALTLSPDPDNDPSSEGLGGSITPEGTNNSGPVSISGSSTIKLTGTALESLKSLTENAVTLTGTGGSNFRSSASITVTSTDGNVNFKQLPVSGKLEISKISGSIKKLDEKGKPIELQTTTQLTVGDKLSLDANGEITQPDSARGTNVKLSGTIVVTNKQQQQIGSTLTFSGGPNRTGVGESLSLETNGTIKSDGSKIEIDQNAYSTITAASDTSSSFFTIGASQSSAKLYLHNTTINATGGLKAVATIKATKHGGAEHNGPITSINEGTLRKGAQLQINTQLEAGDILTLSGSANPDVTIEGTIMVTSPGSLGESITLAGLLDGTLTLANGSSNIDVSIGGESLNAKDPKDLAIKGINITCGGLSGTATMEITSDEHDLTTITDPVTINITKLTKDGAKLKTGTGLQSNDTLNLEGTATAGDKSLTLTGKITITNGGNLSSGLRFSGDVTSSGSLTFEDATDGSGVTVTGTLTLSSATLTALQNSNFSLASDNKRALTYKPDLVTKSKISVGTSATGKVKLSGLSLIPVCITNASTGNGFEATANLSLTHTKTSATALKDTGEHNINLTTIATTNLNSAKAEITKGPKDKVASLPAGADILEKETDLVPGDTLTLTITPQGSGTTTTLTGKITVTSPGTLTGPLNLKGGLETSNVSLGGKGTLTSTAGANITNPKYDHMEFHVNHQDTLCCYWGGSHSFGINTTITQASLNLTDLTGSHTLKLQNGDGAVQEVKYTVPEEQKDTINSIKGQASDVKINLKLTLAEVTLTQTSTRSTLKATGTITTTKTVTPTGGQTTLEQNLKKDHDLTFTSNSGLTQTGLPKGTVIIGPRGQHQTLKLTAEPDTDGKPTELTLELKAGTKDILTLSNGSTLNLSGGINGTLTYTDSSGNILIATSINSDTFDQNDFNGTYKIQWLGR encoded by the exons ATGTTATGGTTTAGTATTTCATCTGAAGACCAAATACAGGGTATGGCCACAAATCTTAAGGCTGCTAATACTAATGGTACACTTTCAGGTCCAGCCGGAGGGCTAAATACTGCAGCAACTGAACTCAAGAGTGATCTCAGTGTTGCTAATGCCCAAGCCTTCAAAAAAGCCAACTGGGACAGCCACTATGGCAATCTCGTCACCAAAGACACCAACGCCAACGGTGAAAATCTCTACACCGGCAGCAAAGACTTCAAAACTCCCAGAAAACATAAGTTCAACTGGATCATAATTCCCTCCATAGTCACCCAGTGGTTAAACTTCCTCACCTatgttatattattgtttgTATATATCACTAGTCTACCCAGCATGCTAATGGGTAATCTTGTGGACCTAATTCAGAAACTCACTGCCGATAACAAGACAGACTTACAGCTAGACCACTCACAAGAACAAAACGCTGGCGAGAATGCCAAACTTGGAAAACTCATTTTGATGAAACGTTGGAAGTTCTGGTGCATTATTATTCCATCCATTATGACTATGTGGTCAGTCTGGTCTCCCAAAACTAATTTCGTATACCATGGAGATAGGAATCCTAAAAATGGGTTTGGAGGATGGAAACAATACGCATCCAAACACGTACCCAAAGAATCATCACAAGAATGCAACACCGATGCTGAAGCTAATGCTGTTGTTCATGCTTGGATATGGCACTTCTTTGATATTCTGATTCCACTTAAGATCGCACTTGCCATTGTATTCATATATTCACTTCATTATAAAGAATCACACAGCTACTTATTAAGTTGTTTTGTTGCCCAGACTAATGAGGATAAGGCTACTACTATTGATAAGGATAAGGTTAAAATTGAAACTGGTACTGTTAAAGATGGTAACTGTACTGAGACTGCTCCTACTACTTTTACTACTACTGGTGGTAGTGATGCTCCAAATATACTTGGTGTATGCAGTAGTACCACAGTTGCCACCCTGACTACTCAAATCGAAAGTGCGAAACTCAACACCACTAATCTCACTCTGACTCTCAAAACTCAAGGTGCCACAATCACTGTCGATGGTGATGCCGAAGGTGATAGTTCTAATGGTCCATATACTCTAGCCGGTGGAAATCTGAGTGTCTCTAACATTACCCTCAATGGTGATGATTTTCCATATAGACTAACCAATATTGGAACTCTCACAGCTAGTCTTCAGCTAAGTTCAGGTACAGTTACAATCAAACAGGATACTCTTATTACACTCAAACTCAAAGTTGCCAATAGTGCCCAACTCACCGTTAATGGTGCTAATGGTAAAACTCTCACAGGACCTCCATTTCCATTTAGTCTGGGCGCCTACAAAGTCACCAATAATGAG TTCCTCTTCAGATATGCTTGCCGTTGTATTCATATACTGTCTGCACTACACACTAGATACCAAATTCTGAAACATGGAGAAGACAATCCTAACATGTTCAGATTCGGAGTTCTTCCAGGTCCATTCGGTGTTGATGCCTATGGTACTACTCGTAATACTAGTCTTACCTTTAACGTTACTCTCAATAATAGTACTACTGGATTTCAGTCTAGTGGTACTATCACTATCACTGTAGGTGCTGCTAGTTTAAAAGCACTCGAAAGTCCTAGTAATGTTACAATCACACTCTCCGATGGAGGAACTATCAAGAAATACGATGATCCTGAGAAGCCTCCTACCCCTGAAAATCTCAAAGATTTCAAAATTGATGAAACACTaactaaggatactaagCTATACATTCTAGCCACTGGTACAATCTCTAATCCTCCTGGTCTTAATGGTTCAGAAGTTACCATTAAAGCTACTGTCGATGTAACCTCCTCTGGTCAGCCTCTTGGAGACCAAGCACTCACTTTAAGTCCAGACCCTGATAATGATCCCAGCAGTGAGGGCCTAGGTGGTTCAATAACACCCGAGGGTACCAACAATTCTGGCCCTGTCTCAATCAGTGGTAGTAGTACTATCAAATTGACAGGGACTGCTCTAGAATCCCTTAAGTCTCTCACTGAGAATGCTGTCACTCTAACTGGTACTGGTGGCAGTAATTTTAGATCTAGTGCCAGTATAACTGTAACTAGTACTGATGGTAATGTCAACTTCAAACAACTCCCTGTTAGTGGAAAACTTGAAATCAGTAAAATCAGTGGTTCTATCAAGAAGTTAGATGAGAAAGGTAAACCCATTGAACTCCAAACCACTACCCAACTCACTGTTGGTGATAAGCTATCCCTTGATGCCAATGGCGAGATCACACAACCTGATAGTGCCAGAGGCACTAATGTCAAACTTTCAGGTACTATAGTGGTCACCAATAAACAACAACAACAAATAGGCTCTACACTCACCTTTAGTGGAGGTCCTAATCGTACAGGTGTAGGTGAATCCCTCTCACTCGAGACTAATGGAACAATCAAGAGTGATGGTTCTAAAATCGAAATCGATCAGAATGCCTACAGTACTATCACGGCTGCTTCTGATACCAGTTCTAGTTTTTTTACCATTGGTGCTAGTCAGAGTAGTGCTAAACTATATCTTCATAATACTACTATCAACGCAACTGGTGGTCTCAAAGCTGTTGCCACAATCAAAGCCACCAAACATGGTGGTGCTGAGCATAATGGTCCCATAACCTCAATCAACGAAGGTACTCTCAGGAAAGGTGCCCAACTCCAGATCAATACTCAGCTCGAGGCTGGCGACATACTAACACTCAGTGGTTCTGCTAATCCTGATGTTACGATTGAAGGTACCATAATGGTTACTAGTCCAGGATCTCTTGGAGAAAGCATAACTCTGGCAGGTCTTCTAGATGGAACTCTAACCCTCGCTAATGGTAGTAGCAATATCGATGTATCCATAGGAGGTGAAAGTCTCAACGCCAAAGATCCTAAAGATCTTGCTATTAAAGGTATCAATATAACTTGTGGTGGCCTTAGTGGTACTGCAACCATGGAAATCACATCAGATGAACATGATCTCACAACCATAACTGATCCGGTTACCATCAATATCACTAAACTCACCAAAGACGGTGCGAAACTCAAGACCGGTACTGGACTCCAGTCCAATGACACTCTAAATCTCGAAGGTACTGCCACTGCTGGTGATAAGAGTCTCACCCTCACTGGTAAGATCACAATCACCAATGGTGGAAATCTCTCGAGTGGTCTAAGATTCAGTGGTGATGTAACTAGCTCCGGAAGTCTCACCTTCGAAGATGCTACTGATGGTTCTGGTGTCACAGTCACTGGTACTCTAACCCTGTCTTCTGCTACTCTTACTGCTCTCCAAAATAGTAACTTCAGTCTCGCCAGTGATAATAAACGTGCTCTTACCTATAAACCTGATCTAGTTACCAAATCTAAAATTAGTGTAGGAACCAGTGCCACCGGTAAGGTCAAACTCAGCGGACTCTCACTAATACCTGTATGTATCACCAACGCTAGTACTGGTAACGGTTTTGAGGCCACAGCTAACCTATCCCTAACCCACACCAAGACTTCTGCTACAGCTCTCAAAGATACTGGTGAACACAATATCAACCTCACAACAATTGCCACCACTAATCTCAATAGTGCCAAAGCAGAGATCACCAAAGGACCCAAAGACAAAGTTGCTAGTCTCCCCGCTGGTGCTGACATACTCGAGAAAGAAACCGATCTCGTTCCTGGTGACACTCTAACCCTCACAATCACTCCCCAAGGTAGTGGTACTACTACCACCCTCACAGGTAAAATCACTGTCACCTCACCTGGAACCCTCACCGGTCCTCTGAACCTCAAAGGTGGTCTAGAAACATCCAATGTTAGTCTCGGCGGCAAAGGAACTCTCACCAGCACCGCCGGCGCCAATATCACCAATCCAAAGTATGATCACATGGAGTTCCATGTCAATCATCAAGATACTCTTTGCTGTTACTGGGGTGGCAGTCACTCATTCGGGATTAATACTACCATTACCCAAGCCTCTCTCAACCTCACTGACCTTACTGGTAGTCATACTCTTAAACTCCAAAATGGTGATGGTGCTGTTCAAGAAGTCAAATATACTGTCCCTGAAGAGCAAAAAGATACCATCAATAGTATCAAAGGTCAAGCTAGTGATGTCAAAATCAACCTTAAACTAACTCTCGCCGAAGTTACCCTCACACAAACCAGTACTAGGAGTACTCTCAAGGCCACTGGTACAATAACCACCACAAAGACAGTCACACCTACTGGTGGTCAAACTACTCTAGAACAAAATCTCAAAAAAGATCATGACCTAACCTTCACCAGCAACAGTGGTCTCACTCAAACGGGTCTTCCTAAAGGTACTGTAATTATTGGTCCCAGAGGTCAACATCAGACACTCAAACTCACTGCCGAACCTGATACTGATGGTAAACCTACCGAACTCACACTAGAACTCAAGGCTGGTACCAAAGACATTCTGACCCTCAGCAACGGCAGTACTCTCAACCTGTCAGGTGGTATCAATGGAACACTTACATACACTGATAGTAGTGGTAATATTCTAATTGCCACCTCCATCAATAGTGACACCTTTGATCAAAATGACTTTAATGgcacatataaaatacaatgGTTAGGAAGGTAG
- a CDS encoding uncharacterized protein (signal peptide, transmembrane;~4 probable transmembrane helices predicted for TA15480 by TMHMM2.0 at aa 7-29, 44-66, 129-151 and 171-193) encodes MNCKRYCFLATNLLFATLFLFLFGFTFEGCNNSFATFLSRKLYEYVLYLYNNDTFALFLTLFSYLGQFLAKMLFYKGLPSKFYLHCYPLLGDNSLESVLGPLPNSTVMAFKRFVAWFYKLYWTLLKRPLSYFYVFGFFGVMVSVRLLLLTLLSLTLLFAVKYFKNLLKHLGFNLALPLVLLPSYLFVLLVYYWAYESFFTPLHLAGSLVLVGSLSYNKFKKSRR; translated from the coding sequence ATGAATTGTAAAAGGTACTGTTTTCTGGCAACTAACCTCCTGTTTGCCACCCTATTTTTGTTCTTATTTGGGTTCACCTTCGAAGGATGCAATAATTCTTTTGCTACCTTTTTATCCAGAAAGTTATACGAATATGTTCTATACCTTTATAACAATGACACTTTTGCCCTATTTTTGACTCTCTTCAGTTATTTAGGACAGTTTCTGGCCAAGATGTTATTCTACAAGGGCCTCCCCTCAAAGTTCTATCTTCACTGTTATCCTCTTTTAGGTGACAATTCTTTGGAATCTGTTTTAGGCCCTTTACCCAATAGTACTGTAATGGCTTTTAAAAGATTTGTAGCATGGTTTTACAAACTCTATTGGACTCTTTTAAAACGACCCCTTAGTTACTTTTATGTTTTTGGATTCTTTGGTGTCATGGTTTCGGTTAGGCTTTTACTCTTAACTCTTCTATCACTTACCCTATTGTTTgctgtaaaatatttcaaaaatCTCCTCAAACATTTGGGATTCAATCTCGCATTACCCCTTGTACTACTACCCTCATATCTATTTGTGCTTCTTGTATACTACTGGGCTTACGAGTCATTTTTTACACCTTTACACTTGGCTGGATCCTTAGTTCTTGTAGGATCTCTTTCCTACAATAAATTCAAGAAATCACGTcgctaa